A genomic window from Pyxicephalus adspersus chromosome 2, UCB_Pads_2.0, whole genome shotgun sequence includes:
- the LOC140322102 gene encoding olfactory receptor 5AR1-like: MEIRNNTQVAIFRFSGLTDDEELVPFLFIFFLLVYMVTLVGNVGIIAFVCTSSNLQSPMYYFLGSLSLVDLLYSSVITPNTLFHLLSTKKSISFLGCATQLYLFCALASTEATLLSTMSYDRYVAICHPLHYALIMTKKKCFALALLSSAISFMQSVAQSSCVFSLPFCGSNLIDHFYCDIPPMLGLSCSNTFHCDMVTGILVGVWGIFTMTTILLSYSFIITSIFKITSAKGRQKAFSTCSAHIICVSTFFTAVFFTYLHPHSGAFTIQDKVASVFYTTVTPMLNPLIYSLRNQEVKQVFVHVMRKSC; this comes from the coding sequence ATGGAAATCAGAAACAATACACAAGTGGCCATATTTAGGTTTTCTGGGCTCACTGATGATGAAGAACTGGTCCCATTCCTATTCATATTCTTTCTTTTGGTTTACATGGTGACTCTTGTAGGAAACGTTGGCATTATAGCTTTTGTCTGTACATCTTCCAACCTTCAAAGTCCAATGTATTACTTTTTGGGTAGCCTCTCTTTGGTGGACCTTCTTTACTCTTCAGTTATCACTCCAAATACATTGTTTCACTTGCTTTCCactaaaaaatcaatttcatttCTTGGTTGTGCCACccaactgtatttattttgtgcccTGGCCAGTACTGAAGCCACCCTTCTCTCCACCATGTCATATGATCGCTATGTGGCTATCTGCCATCCTCTCCATTATGCCTTAATAATGAccaagaagaaatgttttgctttggcCCTTTTATCTTCCGCCATCAGTTTCATGCAGTCGGTTGCACAGAGCAGTTGTGTTTTCAGTCTTCCATTCTGTGGATCAAACCTTATTGACCATTTCTATTGTGACATTCCACCGATGCTTGGACTGTCCTGCTCCAACACTTTCCATTGTGATATGGTAACTGGTATTCTTGTTGGGGTCTGGGGAATATTTACAATGACAACAATCCTCCTTTCCTATAGTTTCATAATTACTTCCATTTTTAAGATCACATCAGCTAAGGGCAGGCAGAAGGCCTTTAGTACATGCTCCGCACATATTATTTGTGTATCAACTTTCTTCACTGCTGTTTTCTTCACTTATCTCCATCCTCATTCAGGAGCCTTTACAATACAAGACAAGGTGGCCTCTGTTTTCTATACAACAGTCACTCCAATGCTGAATCCTCTTATCTACAGCCTGAGGAACCAAGAAGTGAAGCAAGTGTTTGTCCATGTCATGAGAAAATCTTGCTGa